DNA sequence from the Streptomyces sp. HUAS 15-9 genome:
CGGCCTCGACGGCCTTCTCGATACCGCGCTTGAGGGCCATCGGGTTGGCACCGGCGGCGACGTTGCGCAGGCCTTCCTTGACCAGGGCCTGGGCGAGCACGGTCGCGGTGGTCGTACCGTCACCGGCGACGTCGTCCGTCTTCTTGGCGACTTCCTTGACCAGCTCGGCGCCGATCTTCTCGTACGGGTCCTCGAGCTCGATCTCCTTGGCGATGGAGACACCATCGTTGGTGATCGTGGGGGCGCCCCACTTCTTCTCGAGGACGACGTTGCGGCCCTTGGGGCCGAGCGTCACCTTCACGGCGTCCGCGAGCTGGTTCATGCCGCGCTCGAGGCCGCGCCGCGCCTCCTCGTCGAACGCGATGATCTTGGCCATGTGAAGTGGTCCCTCCAGGACTGGGGGTGATTCCTTCGGACCGCGCCCGCGCCCGCGACGGACGGCTCACGGGCCGGTGGTTCCTTGCCCCACCCGCTCCGCGGCCTCACCGACCCGGTCCATCTTTGTCACTCTCACCTTCAGAGTGCTAACGCCAATGATTAGCACTCGCCCCGTCCGAGTGCAAGAAGCGCCCGCGAAGCGGGCTCCTTGAAGGGTGGTGGTCGGGCGACGGGCGGGCGCAAGCGGCTCGGGGGGATACGCAGGTGGGCGGCGGCGTCACGACGGCTGGGCAACGCGGGCGGTCCGGGCAGACCGAAGGGCCCGTCCCCCGGGAGGTACGGGCCCTTCGAAGATGAACAGAACGTCGGTGTCAGTCGACGCGTGCTTCAGCTGGTCGCCAGCCGGACCATGTCCGCCTGCGGGCCCTTCTGGCCCTGCGAGATCTCGAAGTCGACCCGCTGTCCCTCTTCCAGGGTGCGGTAGCCGTCCATCTGGATCGCGCTGTAGTGGACGAAAACATCCGCACCACCGTCGACCGCGATGAAGCCGTACCCCTTCTCCGCGTTGAACCACTTGACGGTGCCCTGAGCCATGCCTAACTCCCCTATTACTGGCCCTTGCACAGATCCACACCTCGCGGATCCGGGTCAGACCTCACCCCCCATTGGCTTGGGGGCGTGCGCCGGAACGCGTCGACCGCGGCTGAATGTATCTGTCCAACTGCCGTCTGCAACAGGTCAATCGGACGAGAATTCTGGACGCGACCGGTCCGGAATGTGGCGAGAATTCGCCTGAATACAGGGCAAGTCGGGCCCCGCAAAAGGTGTAAAAGCCTCAGAAGGCCCGCATACTTTGGCTACTTCTTGTCGGGCCTACGGCATGAATCCGGGGCTTCCGACCCGGAGATCGGGAGCGAGTTCCCCAACTGTACCGTGCTCAACCACGCTGAATTGCCCCCTCCGCTTCTCTCACGGAGGGGGCAATCAGATGAACAATCGGTAACTGCAGTTACCCACGGTAATAATCAGCCGCCGGCGACGGCCGGAATGATGGAGACACCCGAGCCGTCGGGGGTCGCCGTGTCCAGGCCCTGCTCGAAGCGGACGTCGTCGTCGTTGACGTACACATTGACGAAGCGGCGCAGCTTGCCCTGGTCGTCCAGGACGCGGGCGGCGATCCCGGTGTGGTTCTTCTCCAGGCTCTCGATGACCTCGGCGAGGGTCGCACCCTCGGCCTGGACCTCGGCCTGGCCGCCCGTGTAGGTGCGCAGGATGGTGGGGATGCGAACGGTCACGCTCATACGATTCGACCTCCGGTGACGATATGACTACGTTGCGTGTCGACCGCCGGGCCGGCGGTTTCGGCCTGTGGAGCTGACGTAAGACCTCGGCTCGGGTTCGTCCCGGGGGCAGTCGGCCGTGAAGCAGGAACCCCAGCGGGCGACCGCTGGACTCCTCGGGACTCCGGGGAGGAGGTCAAGCGAGGCCAGCCTCTCGGAACGACTCAAGGTTGGGACGAATGGTCGCGGTGAGCCCCGTACCGGCCACCGCGTCCAACGTCTTGAGGCCGTCACCCGTGTTGAGGACGACCGTGGTCTTGGACGGGTCGAGGACGCCGTCCTTGATGAGCTTCTGTGTCACGCCCACCGTCACACCGCCCGCCGTCTCGGCGAAGATGCCCTCGGTCCGCGCCAGCAGCTTGATGGCGTCCACGACCTGCTCGTCCGTCACATCCTCCACCGCGCCGCCGGTGCGGCGCGCGATGTCGAGGACGTACGGCCCGTCGGCCGGGTTGCCGATGGCCAGGGACTTGGCGATGGTGTTCGGCTTCTGCGGGCGGACCACGTCGTGCCCGCCCTTGAAGGCCACGGACACCGGGGAGCAGCCCTCGGCCTGGGCGCCGAAGATCTTGTAGGGCCGGTCCTCGACCAGCCCGAGCTTGATCAGCTCCTGCAGACCCTTGTCGACCTTGGTGAGCTGGGAGCCGGAGGCGATGGGGACCACGATCTGGTCGGGCAGCCGCCAGCCGAGTTGCTCGCAGATCTCGTACGCCAGGGTCTTGGAGCCCTCCGCGTAGTACGGCCGCAGGTTGACGTTGACGAAGCCCCAGCCCTCGCCGGCCGGGTCGCCGATCAGCTCGGAGCAGAAGCGGTTCACGTCGTCGTAGTTGCCCTCGATGCCGACAAGGTTGCCACCGTAGATCGCGGCCATGACGACCTTGCCCTGCTCCAGGTCGTGCGGGATGAACACGCAGGAGCGGAGGCCGGCGCGGGCGGCCGCGGCGCCGACGGCACCGGCGAGGTTGCCCGTGGAGGAGCAGGACAGGGTGGTGAAGCCGAAGGCGCGGGCGGCCTCCAGGGCCTGGGCGACAACGCGGTCCTTGAAGGAGTGCGTCGGGTTGCCGGAGTCGTCCTTCACATACAGGCCGCCGGTCACACCGAGCTCGCGCGCCAGGTTGTCGGCCTTGACGAGCTTGGTCCAGCCGGGGTTCAGGTTCGGCTTGTCGGCCACGTCCGCGGGGACGGGCAGCAGCGGCGCGTAGCGCCAGATGTTCGCGGGGCCCGCCTCGATGCGCCTGCGGAGTTCCTCGGTTTCGTACGCCGAGAAGTCGTACGCGATCTCGAGCGGGCCGAAACACTCCTCGCAGGCGAACACCGGTCCGAGCGGTACCCGGTGACCGCACTCGCGACAGCTCAGAGCGGCGGCCGGGCCGAGGTCTACGGTGGGATTGCTGGTGCTTGCAACTGTCTGCACAGCCATGGAGGCGAGGCCCTTTCTCCTCATCTTCCTCACGACGCATCTCGCCGTGAGACGGATTTGGCACCTTCCCTAGCCGGGAGCCTCGCGAGCGATCAGTGATCTACGAGAGCCGACTGGAGGGTTGCCGGGGCTTCATCGGGCCGTGTCCCTCTGCCCCTCTGGATGAGCTGTATGTGGTTGTAAACGCCCACGACCCTCGACATGCGATGGTCATCGGCGTTGTTCAAGACTGTAACCGAAGGCCAGGACAGTTGAGATAGTCGTCCGAACCGCGAGACAACAGTGAGGAGCCGCTGACTGTGCTGGAAGAAGTCGAGCGCTGGCTGGCCACCCGCTCCTGGTCCATGACCGATCGCCCCCTCCACAAGATCCTCGCCGCCAAGCAGCGGACGGGTCAGTCGGTGTCCGTGGTGCTGCCCGCGCTCAACGAGGAGGAGACGGTCGGTGACATCGTCGCCGTGATCCGTCACGACCTCATGCAGCAGGTCCCGCTCGTCGACGAGATCGTGGTCGTCGACTCGGGATCCACCGACCGTACCTCCGCGGTGGCCGCCGCCGCGGGCGCCAGGGTCGTCCACCGCGACGACATCCTGCCGCGTATTCCGGCCGTTCCCGGCAAGGGGGAGGTGCTGTGGCGTTCCCTGCTGGTCACGGGCGGGGACATCGTCTGCTTCATCGACGCCGACCTGAGGGAGTTCTCCTCCGACTTCGTCACCGGGATCGTCGGCCCGCTGCTGACCGACCCGGACGTCGACCTGGTCAAGGCCATGTACGACCGCCCGCTGGGCGGGGCGACGGGCCAGGGCGGCCGGGTCACCGAGCTGATGGCGCGCCCGCTGCTGAACATGCACTGGCCGCAGCTGGCCGGCTTCGTGCAGCCGCTCGGCGGCGAGTACGCGGCCCGCCGCTCCCTGCTGGAACAGCTCCCGTTCCCCGTCGGCTACGGCGTGGAGCTGGGCATGCTGGTCGACGCCCTGCACCTGGTGGGCCTGGACGCGCTCGCGCAGGTCGACGTGGGTGTGCGCAAGCACCGGCACCAGGACGGGCAGGCGCTGGGCCGGATGGCGGCGGCGATCTACCGGACGGCGCAGCTGCGGCTGGCCCGGGGCCACCTCATCCGTCCTTCCCTCACCCAGTTCGAGCGGGGCGAGGACGGCTTCGAGCCGCGCACCTACTCGGTGGACACGGAGGAGCGGCCACCGATGGCGGAGATCGCGGAGTATGCCTCGCGCAGAGTGGCCTGATCGCTGGAGAACGGCTGTATACGGCCCCCTCGCAGGGTGGAACGTACGTTTGAGCGTTTCCGGGCCGGGCTAGGTTGAGGCGTATGGCTTCCACGCACGGTGCTGCTGAAGTGCTGGTCGCGTCCAATCGCGGCCCGGTTTCGTACGAGGTGCGCGAGGGGGGTGCGCTGCATGCCAAGCGGGGCGGTGGCGGGCTGGTCTCGGGGCTGTCGGCCATCGGGCCGCACACGGACGCGGTGTGGGTGTGCGCCGCGCTGAGCGACGCCGACCGGGAGGCGGTGCGCCGCTCGCACGGCGGCCGGCGGCTGTCCGTGGACGCGACCGGCGGCCAGCAGGTGCGCATGCTGGACATCGACGCGACGGTGTTCTCCGACGCGTACAACGGCGTCGCCAACTCCGTGCTCTGGTTCGTCCACCACATGCTCTACCAGACCCCGCTGGAGCCGGTGTTCGACGCGGAGTTCCGGCGCCAGTGGGCGTCGTACGAGGCCTACAACCGGGCGTTCGCCGAGGCGCTGGCGGAGGAGGCCGCCGAGGGCGCCGCGGTGCTGATCCAGGACTACCACCTCGCCCTGGCCCCCCGGATGCTCCGGCAGCTCCGCCCCGATCTGCGGATCGGCCATTTCTCGCACACCCCGTGGGCCCCGCCGGACTACTTCCGGCTCCTGCCCGACGACATCGCGGCCGAGCTGCTCGGCGGCATCCTCGGCGCCGACCACGCGGCCTTCCTCACCCGGCGCTGGGCGGACGCGTTCACCGACTGCTGTCATGCGGTGCTCGGCCCCGGCATCCCGTCCGGCACGCGCATCGGTGTGCACGGGCTCGGCGCGGACGCGGACTTCCTGCGCAAGCGGGCGCACGAGGCGGACGTGGCCGAACGGATGACGGCGCTGCGGGCGGAGATCGGCGAGGGCCGCAGGACGATCGTCCGGGTGGACCGCACCGAGCTGTCGAAGAACATCGTGCGCGGGCTGCTGGCGTACCGGCAGCTGCTGGACGACCACCCCGAGT
Encoded proteins:
- a CDS encoding MoaD/ThiS family protein; translated protein: MSVTVRIPTILRTYTGGQAEVQAEGATLAEVIESLEKNHTGIAARVLDDQGKLRRFVNVYVNDDDVRFEQGLDTATPDGSGVSIIPAVAGG
- the thrC gene encoding threonine synthase, whose product is MAVQTVASTSNPTVDLGPAAALSCRECGHRVPLGPVFACEECFGPLEIAYDFSAYETEELRRRIEAGPANIWRYAPLLPVPADVADKPNLNPGWTKLVKADNLARELGVTGGLYVKDDSGNPTHSFKDRVVAQALEAARAFGFTTLSCSSTGNLAGAVGAAAARAGLRSCVFIPHDLEQGKVVMAAIYGGNLVGIEGNYDDVNRFCSELIGDPAGEGWGFVNVNLRPYYAEGSKTLAYEICEQLGWRLPDQIVVPIASGSQLTKVDKGLQELIKLGLVEDRPYKIFGAQAEGCSPVSVAFKGGHDVVRPQKPNTIAKSLAIGNPADGPYVLDIARRTGGAVEDVTDEQVVDAIKLLARTEGIFAETAGGVTVGVTQKLIKDGVLDPSKTTVVLNTGDGLKTLDAVAGTGLTATIRPNLESFREAGLA
- a CDS encoding cold-shock protein; translation: MAQGTVKWFNAEKGYGFIAVDGGADVFVHYSAIQMDGYRTLEEGQRVDFEISQGQKGPQADMVRLATS
- a CDS encoding alpha,alpha-trehalose-phosphate synthase (UDP-forming) codes for the protein MASTHGAAEVLVASNRGPVSYEVREGGALHAKRGGGGLVSGLSAIGPHTDAVWVCAALSDADREAVRRSHGGRRLSVDATGGQQVRMLDIDATVFSDAYNGVANSVLWFVHHMLYQTPLEPVFDAEFRRQWASYEAYNRAFAEALAEEAAEGAAVLIQDYHLALAPRMLRQLRPDLRIGHFSHTPWAPPDYFRLLPDDIAAELLGGILGADHAAFLTRRWADAFTDCCHAVLGPGIPSGTRIGVHGLGADADFLRKRAHEADVAERMTALRAEIGEGRRTIVRVDRTELSKNIVRGLLAYRQLLDDHPEWRERVVHVAFAYPSRQDLAVYRDYTAEVRRLAEEINSRYGTPGWTPVEMHVKDDFARSLAAYRLADVALVNPIRDGMNLVAKEIPVVSDAGCVLVLSREAGAYEELGEDAIAVNPYDIVGTAGALHQALTMPPEERAERTKRLAAAATALPPAQWFLDQLHALDAGQSS
- a CDS encoding glucosyl-3-phosphoglycerate synthase produces the protein MLEEVERWLATRSWSMTDRPLHKILAAKQRTGQSVSVVLPALNEEETVGDIVAVIRHDLMQQVPLVDEIVVVDSGSTDRTSAVAAAAGARVVHRDDILPRIPAVPGKGEVLWRSLLVTGGDIVCFIDADLREFSSDFVTGIVGPLLTDPDVDLVKAMYDRPLGGATGQGGRVTELMARPLLNMHWPQLAGFVQPLGGEYAARRSLLEQLPFPVGYGVELGMLVDALHLVGLDALAQVDVGVRKHRHQDGQALGRMAAAIYRTAQLRLARGHLIRPSLTQFERGEDGFEPRTYSVDTEERPPMAEIAEYASRRVA